TCTTTATCTTGCTCATTAAGTGCAAGACCCATTGACACACGCATGAAGAATAATTGTGGTAATTCGAAGCGTACGCCGTTTGAGTGAATGAAGTAACGGTCAAATAGAGTCTGTAAACCTAAATAGGTGAACTGATTAGAACGTTCTGGCTGAATTGCTGCTGCTAATTTTTCTAAGTCGAAGTCAAGCAAGTCAGGTGAAAGCAAATCAAGCTCAACACCTTTTTTCAAGAATGCTTCAAGTGCATTGTTTTCAGGTGTGTCTGTTGCTAAACCTAAGAACTCTAAACCTGTGCCCACTAACTCATTACAAAGCAAACGTGCAGTTACGTAAGTGTAGTTTGGTTCTTGTTCAATACGGGTACGTGTTGCCATCATCATGGTTGTGGCAATATCACTTTCTTTTACGCCGTTATATAAGTTCTTAACGGTTTCATCCACAATGGCTTGAACGTCAATACCTTCCAAACCTTCAGCTGCTTTAGAAACAGTTGCTTGCAATGCACTTAAATCAAGTGGCTGAAGCTGACCGTTTTTATCGGTAACTTGTAAAGTAGGGTGGTGGTTTGAGTTTGTTTGCTGACGAGCATTAGCACGTTGTTCACGGTAAATTACATAAGCGCGGGCAACTTTTTGTTCCCCAGTACGCATTAAAGCAAGTTCTACTTGATCTTGAATCTCTTCAATATGGATCGTACCACCCGATGGTAAACGGCGAGTGAAAGTATTTAATACCATTTCCGTCAACTGGGTAATACGGTCGTGAATACGGCTTGAATCCGAACTCTGTTGACCTTCCACAGCAAGAAAAGCTTTACCAATCGCAACTGAAATTTTCTCTGCATCAAATGCAGCAACATCTCCAGTGCGTTTAATCACCTGAATTTGACCGGGAGTCGAAGTAATTACGCTCATGCCAGCATAGCTCCATTGTCACTTTTGTTATGTTTATAGACCGTTTGAACCGAGCAAAAAACATGCCACGATATTTGAGGGATAAACACAAGACTTAGTAGTTAAAGTTTATTTTCAACACAAGATACGGGATTTTTTAAGCTAGATCAATCTTGACTTTTTAGTAATTTTTTATCTGTATGATTTGTCGGGAGATAGCATACCAAAGCTAACAAAAAACACTTATAGATAACTTTGTGGATAACTCAAAAAACAAGCACTTGAATGAATTTAAAATCAAAGAAGAAATAATTTGTTTAATATTCATACATAGGAAATATGAATAGATTATGACTTTTAATAACAATAAACAGATCTTAAAAATACTTGGAAATTCAAAGGCTAATAAAATGCAACAAAACACAGTTGTCATGTATCAGTTTGGTGAACGCCTACTTGTTTACAATGTAAACGTGTGTATATTGCAAATGATAAACGAATGTATCTGCAAGATTTTTAAGATGCATGTAATGAGATTTATAGGGGCAATGATATGAGCCAAGAAGAAAAGTTACCAAAGATTCTGATCGTTGAAGATGATGAGCGCTTAGCGCGATTAACTCAAGAATATCTAATCCGCAACGGTTTGGAAGTTGGTGTAGAAACTGATGGTAACCGTGCAATTCGTCGTATTATTAGTGAACAACCAGATCTAGTGGTCTTGGATGTCATGTTGCCGGGTGCCGATGGCTTAACAGTTTGCCGTGAAGTTCGTCCACACTACCATCAACCGATTCTGATGTTGACTGCACGTACAGAAGACATGGATCAGGTACTTGGTCTAGAAATGGGTGCAGACGATTATGTTGCTAAACCAGTTCAACCACGTGTGCTATTAGCGCGTATTCGTGCACTATTACGTCGCACAGATAAAACTGTTGAAGATGAAGTTGCACAGCGTATTGAATTTGATGACCTTGTGATTGACAATGGCGGCCGTTCAGTGACTTTAAACGGTGAGTTAGTTGACTTTACAAGTGCTGAATATGACTTGTTATGGTTGCTTGCTTCAAATGCTGGTCGTATCTTATCGCGTGAAGATATCTTCGAGCGTTTACGTGGTATCGAATACGATGGTCAAGACCGTTCAATCGATGTACGTATTTCACGTATTCGTCCAAAAATTGGCGATGATCCTGAAAATCCAAAGCGTATTAAAACTGTACGTAGTAAAGGTTACTTGTTTGTTAAAGAAACCAATGGATTGTAAAATCTGATTAAACTTCCTATAAGGTTGGTCGAGTGTTTAAACACAGTATATTCCTGCGAATATATGCGGGATTGGTAATTCTTGTTGTTTTGGTAGCGGTTTTTGGCTATTTACTGGTACAAATTATCAACTATCAACGCGCACAAGAATACCGCGAGTCTTTAACTGATGGTATTTCGTACGTCATTAGTGAAGGAGTTGCTCGACAACCTGGGAAGCAGCAGAAGATAGATTGGATTTCAGATGCATCTGATTTGCTTGAACTTCCAATTTATTACACCGATGCAAATAAGGTTGAATTGTCTCGAACCGAGAAAAAGCGGATCGAAGCACAAAAATCTGTAGTTCGTTACGATGCCAGTAATAGCATTGCGTATGTGATTATTGGCTTACGTGACGACCCTCAACATTATTTATCAATTAAAGTCGACAAAATTAGTGAAAGGCAAATGAAAGCCCTCCCTATTTTTGTGCTCGATTATTTGATGTTTTATCCTGGGCAAGAGCAAGAATATCTTGCCAAGATTCAAAAGCATTTCTCATATCCAATTAATATTCAAAATGTTCAAGATGTAAATCTGGACTCGGAACAGATTGGACGTTTACGCCAAGATCAAAGCGTTATGTTGTACAAAGATAGTGCAACAGTACGTGGCACTACTATTTCGATTGTGTCTCCAATCCCGAATCACCCTGCACAAGTTTTGGTGTTGGGCCCAGTTCCAATGTTTAACTGGATGCCATTACAGCTTTCGGCAGGGATTACCTTATTTAGCCTATTCTTATTAAGTTTGGGTGTTTATGGTTTGATTCTGCCGTTAGAGCGCAAGATCCGACAAGTGCGTTATGCATTAAACCGTATGAAATCGGGTGATTTGTCATTGCGTGTTCCTATTGAAGGAAGTGATGAGATGGCAAATTTGGCTTCAAGTTATAATAATATGTCCGATCATATTCAGCGTTTGATTGAAGCTCAGCGTGAGTTAATGCGTGCTGTGTCTCATGAACTTAGAACTCCTGTTGCGCGTATTCGCTTTGGTACAGAAATGTTAGCCGAAGAAGATGATTACAATCATCGTATGCATCAGGTCGACATGATTGATAAAGATATTGAAGCACTCAATACCTTAATTGACGAAATTATGACCTATGCAAAACTAGAGCAGGGTACACCCTCATTAGATTTTGCGGAAATTGTACTTTTTGAAGTGTTGGATCAGGTTGCTGTTGAAACTGAAGCTTTAAAAACCCAAAAAGAAATTGAACTCATTCCACCTCCTTTATATGTAAAAGTAGATGCAGAGCGCCGTTATCTACACCGTGTTGTACAAAACTTGGTAGGTAATGCTGTTCGCTATTGTGATAACAAAGTACGTATTACAGGTGGTATTCATAGCGATGGCATGGCTTTTGTCTGTGTTGAAGATGATGGGCCGGGTATTCCTGAACAAGACCGCAAGCGTGTATTTGAAGCCTTTGCACGTTTAGATGACAGCCGTACGCGTGCGTCAGGTGGTTATGGTTTGGGTCTTTCAATTGTAAGTCGTATTGCTTACTGGTTTGGCGGCGAAATCAAAGTTGATGAAAGCCCAAGCTTAGGTGGTGCGCGTTTTATCATGACGTGGCCTGCACATCGATTCAAACAACCGCCACTCAAGGCAAATAAAAAAGCACCTGCATAAGGTGCTTTTTTATTGGTTTATTTATAATTGGCTCGCATCGGGTTCTAAAATAGGTTTGCCACTTCTTAAGCTATTGAGCGCATCTGGATTAAAGTCAATTAAGAGCGAATTGTTTTTAGCATCGATTTGATATTTTTGAATAAGAGGTTGGTCTCCATTCAAAGTTTCAACTTTATATGAATCTGCAATATGTAAAATGCCTTCTAGATTTGTTGTGGTTGACGCGAAATCTTGTCTAAAAATCTCATAGACATCTCGCAAGTCAAAAATGGCATTATCTGCATCTGGGTGTTTTTGAATATAGCTTTCTATATGTCGCACGAGTAATTGTGCAAACAAGTAATAGTCTGGTTTATGCGTATATTCTAGATTCATACATTTTTCTCCTTATTATCTGTTCCTAGCATACATGGCAAAAACAGAAGTTATTGTATAAAATTCATTACACTAGATGATGACTTAGGAATATTACAAAGAAATAAAAACTCGATTACGTCCCTCGCGCTTTGCTTGATAGAGTGCGTCGTCTGCTTCTTTAAAAAGACTTTCAATAGAACGATGAGAGCTTGGTGAATATAAGCTAATACCAATACTTACCTGTACAAAAATAGGCAATTTCCCATAAACATAAATAGGCTGCTGGCTAATTTTAATGCGTATTCTTTCGGCAAGTTCAAACGCTGCTTCTTTGGTGGTGTCCGGAATAAAAATTGCAAATTCCTCGCCGCCAAAACGCCCTAACAAATCATGAGGGTGTAAAATATTTTGGATAGTTGTTACGCAGGTTTGTAAGGCTCTATCACCAATTAAATGCCCATAATTGTCATTCACATTTTTAAAATGGTCGACATCCAGCATAAAAAAAGCAGAGGTTTTATTTTCCTTCTGTACTTTTTCTTGGAGCAGTCGAACTGATTGTAAAAATTGACGTCTGGTTAAACTTGAAGTGAGTTCATCGTGTGCAATGGCATGTTGTAGCTTTTGAATTAATTCGGAGTGAAGCGCACTAATACTAGAAACTGTGAGCGGCGCAATGGTCATCATAATTAAACCAATCCGAAATGAAATGGTGTTATTTAAATATTCATTTGGATATAGCAATAAATAATGACTAGACACATGATAAATAATATAAGCGCTAGCAAACGATGTAATCAGGGCAACAATAATCGGTTTATAGCGAATAGCGCACCAGATTAAAGCTGCAATAGGATAAAGCAGGGAACCTGGTCCTGAATCGTAACAACTTACGCCAATTGAAAGTAAAACCGCCAAAAAAGGTAATAAGTCCGCAGTGTTAATGGCGTTACGATTTCTACTTAAATAGTGTTTTATTTTAGGGTAGGGAGGAATATTTAAAATAATCGGTAATAACAGCAACGCATTTTGTAGTTCTGATGTCACCCAATAACCAAACTCAGCCCAAAAATCTCCTATCATAAATTTTGTATTAAACATGGGCACGAAGGTTGCTGTAAAAAAAGCACCGGTTACGCTGCCAATACCGCATAATGCAAATAAGACTAAATAAGAGTAACCCCGATAAGCTGCTTTTATATGGCGACTAAACAACATGGCGAGTGCTAATGTAGTCACCACATATAGGTAATTGGAGATGGTTAAAATAATAGTTAAAAAAAGCGGGGTGCCGTTAATCAAATCGGCAATCATATAACCCGTAAAAGCCCCTATAAAGCTTCCTAGTTGGCGCGTTTGTGGGAAACGGATCAGTAGGCCAAGAAATATGGAGTTGGCGGGCCAGAAAAATGCAAGAAAACTAAGGGGGCGAGATGCAATTCCAATAAAACAGCATATCGAAATAATAATGGTAAATAGGAAGAAAAATTTCAGGGAGGAATAAAATGAAAATTCACGAAGTGAGTATGGCATCAGCTGCCCTTAATGATAAACACTCTTATCCAAGAGTAAAAAATATTAATGCATGATTAAACATTCATCATAATTCAGAGGGGAAGATGAATACAATAAAAAACGGCCTAATATTATAAAAAAGTAAGGTGTTTAAATTGACCGATTGAGCAATTGTGCAAATAATATTAAAAATCAAAAAATGAAAAAAATCATTACAAGTGCTAAAACTATCAAATAAACCGATTATAAGCGGTGAAACCCCCTCTACAAGACATAGATCAATACTTTTGATTGGAAAATCATCCAAAAGACTAAGACGCTTCAACTAGCATGGGAAATTAGAAATCAGGTACAATTGGCGGGATTAATTTTGTGTTTGGTGTATTCAAAGGCCAATACATACATTCTTTGTTAAATAATAGGCCTGCCAGGAGTTATCCCCGCATGAGTGCCATTACTCCATACGACTGGGCGATTATCGCCTTCGTGATCGGCGTTACATTTCTTTGCGTCTTTATGCTCACAGTTCCCTTACTCCTCGGGGGAAAATCGTGGGGACGTGCTAAGCAAGAGCAGTTTGAATCAGGTGTCGTGAGTGCTGGTGGCGCTCGCATTCGCCTGTCTGCAAAGTTCTATCTAGTTGCAATTTTCTTTGTTGTTTTCGACTTAGAGGCACTTTACCTCTATGCATGGTCTACTTCGGTGCGTGAAGTAGGGTGGTTGGGATATACCACTGTCGTGATCTTTGTCGTTGACCTGTTAATTGCGCTTGTTTATGCCTTCTCTGTAGGTGCCTTAAGTTGGTCACCGGCAGATCGTCGTAAATCAGCTGGTGAAAAGATTAAAGTCGGTTCACCATCAATGAACATTGCTGAAATCACACGCTTTAACTCTATTGAAGAGCTCGTAACTGACCCTACAGGCCAGATTCCAGCCCAATCATCAGGTCGTGTTAAGTCAAAAACTACACCTGCATTGTCATCTGAAAAGGAGTAAGTCGGGATGAAATATACTCTGACCCGCGCGAATCCGGATGCTGATCAATACCCATTGCAAGAACGTCAAATCGTGACGGATCCGCTTGAAGAGGAAGTGAATAAAAACGTATTCATGACTCGTTTAGAGGATGTCTTGCATACAGCAGTAAACTGGGGACGTAAAAACTCTTTGTGGCCATTTAACTTTGGTACCTCATGTTGTTACGTTGAATATGCTACGACTTTAACAGGCGTACATGACTTGTCCCGTTTCGGTGCAGAGGTTATTCGTGCTTCACCTCGTCAGGCTGACTTGATGATTGTTGCAGGTACATGCTTTGTAAAAATGGCTCCGGTTATTCAACGTTTGTATGAACAAATGTTAGAGCCTAAATGGGTTATTTCAATGGGTGCTTGTGCAAACTCTGGAGGTATGTACGACATCTATTCAGTAGTTCAAGGTGTAGACAAAATCATTCCTGTTGACGTGTACGTCCCAGGTTGTCCGCCTCGTCCTGAAGCATTAATCCAAGCATTAATGCTTTTACAAGACCAGATTCAATTAGAGCGACGCCCGCTTTCTGCCGTGATCGGTGATGATCTTCAGCCAGTGTATAAGCCAAAGATGATGCCAGAACGTGATCGTAAGAATGCACAGCGTATTGCCGTTAAAAACTTACGCTCTATGGATGAGATTAAATAATTTTTTGACGGTGCTTTGACATATCTAACCGATATGTTCATCGAGAAAATTGACAGAATTTGTATTAAATAGGAAGCCAAGCCAATGGCTGAAACTGACATTGCTATGCCAGAGTCAACACCAGTTGATTCACGCCCAGCATTTGCAATCGTAGAAGAACTCAAAACCAAATTTGGTGAGAACTTCTATGTGCAGGCGACTTTTGAAGAGTTTCCAACAGTCTGGGTTGAGCGCGCACGCGTGCAAGAAGTCCTTATGTTCCTGCGTAAAGTGGAACGTCCTTATGTAATGCTGTTTGACTTATCAGCGATGGATGAGCGTTTACGTCAACATCGTGATGGTTTACCAGCATCTGACTTCACTGTGTTCTATCATTTATTATCGCTTGAGCGTAATAGTGACATTCGTATCAAGGTTGCCTTGAACGAAAATGATCTTAACCTCCCGACAGCGACAAATATCTGGCCAAATGCCAACTGGTATGAACGTGAAGCTTACGATATGTTCGGTATCAATTTCGAAGGGCATCCAATGCTCCGTCGTATCTTGTTGCCAACTTATTGGGAAGGTCATCCGCTTCGTAAAGAATATTCAGCACGTGCGACAGAATATACGCCGTACATGCAAGACAAGGCGAAACAAGATTTCGAACAGGAACACTTACGCTTTGTACCTGAAGATTGGGGGCTTAAGCGTGGTAATGCTGACGAAGACTTCATGTTCTTGAACTTGGGTCCTAACCATCCATCTGCACATGGTGCGTTCCGTGTTGTATTGCAGTTAGATGGCGAAGAAGTGAAGGACTGTGTACCTGATATTGGTTATCACCACCGTGGTGTGGAAAAGATGGCTGAACGTCAAACATGGCATTCTTTCATTCCTTATACTGACCGTGTCGACTACTTAGGTGGTTGTGCTCAGAACATGCCTTATGTCATGGCTGTAGAGCAAATGGCAGGTATTAAAGTTCCTGAACGTGCACAAGTAATTCGTGTCATGTTGAACGAATTGTTCCGTATTAATAACCACTTGTTATTCTGTGGTACGGCAATTCAGGATGCCGGTGGTATGACACCAGTATTCTATATGTTCGCAGACCGTCAAAAAGTTTACGACATTGTTGAAGCAATCACGGGTTACCGTATGCACCCAGCATGGTTCCGTATTGGTGGTACAGCACATGACCTTCCAAACAACTGGCAAAAACTTGTTAAAGATTTGCTAGAGTGGATGCCAAAACGTCTGAACGAATACTACACAGCTGCACTTAAAAACTCTGTGTTTATTGGTCGTACACGTAATGTTGCTCAATACGATGCGAAATCTGCGCTTGCGTGGGGTGTGACTGGTACTGGTTTACGTGCAACAGGTATTGATTTCGACGTACGTAAATACCGTCCATACAGTGGCTATGAAAACTTCGATTTTGATGTGCCAGTTGAGTATGAAGGCGATGCATACGCTCGTGTTCTTGTTCACTTCCGTGAAATTACTGAGTCACTCAAAATTATCAAACAGTGTTTGGATAACATGCCTTCTGGTCCATATAAAGCGGATCATCCATTGGCTGTTCCACCACCTAAAGATAAGACATTACAAGATATTGAAACCTTGATTACGCACTTCTTGAGCGTTTCGTGGGGTCCTGTCATGCCTGCTGGTGAATCATCATTCATGACTGAAGTTGTGAAAGGTGCAAGTACTTATTACTTGACTTCGGATAAGGCAACGATGAGTTATCGTACGCGTATTCGTACACCGACGTTTACTCACTTACAGCAAATGCCTTCAGTGATTAACGGCAGTTTAGTATCTGACTTAATCATTTATCTGGCGACCATTGACGTGGTTATGGCTGACGTGGATCGCTAAGAGGTAACACAATAATGATGATTTTGACTGATAAAAAACCACGTGTGAATGTTGAAGGAATTTTGACTGCGGAAGAAATTCACGACATCGAACATCACATTGGTCACTATCCGTACCCACGTGCAGCTTCTTTGGATGCATTGAAGTGTGTACAGCGCCGTAATGGCTGGGTAGATGATGCTCAAATGAATGCCATCGCACAGTTGTTGTCGATGAGTGTTGCAGATTTAGAGGGTGTTGCAACATTTTACAACCGTATCTATCGTCATCCGGTAGGTCGTCACGTAATTTTGCTTTGTGACTCAATTGCTTGCTTCTTGATGGGTGCAGAAACACTTGCTGAAGCGTTCCAGCGCGAATTAGGAATTCAGTATGGTCAGACGACACCAGATGGTCGTTTTACACTGCTTCCAATTTGCTGCCTAGGCAACTGTGACAAAGGCCCAACGTTAATGATTGATGAAGATACTCACGGTTTAGTGGAAGTGACATCAATCAAACAGTTATTGGAGAAGTATGTATGAATACCGAACCAAAACCAATTTATGGCGACGGTAATCCGGAAACTCATCCACTGACTTGGCGTTTAAGCAAACAAGAAGCAGTACGTAGCGCTGACGATTACGAAGCACTTGAAGGTTATGCAGGCTTTAAAAAAGCATTAGGTATGAAACCTGCTGAAGTGTTAGACGTCATTAAAGCTGCAACTGTAAAAGGTCGTGGTGGTGCAGGCTTCCCAGCAGGGATCAAATGGTCTCTAATGGCGCCAAATGATGGTGGTCCACGTTACTTAATCTGTAACGCCGATGAGATGGAACCGGGTACCTTTAAAGACCGTTTGTTGATGGAAAAACTTCCTCACCAATTGATCGAAGGCATGTTGATTGCAGGTTATACCCTAGAAGCAACTCAAGGTTATATCTTCATTCGTGGCGAATACATCGAAGCTGCACAATACCTAAATGAAGCGCTTGAGCAAATTCGCGCTAAAGGTTACTTAGGTGACAACATTTTAGGTTCTGGCTGGAACTTCGACTTACACGTGCACACAGGCGCAGGTCGTTATATCTGCGGTGAAGAAACTGCACTGATTAACTCACTTGAAGGTCGACGTGCTAACCCGCGTACGAAACCACCATTCCCGCAAGTTGCTGGTGCATGGGGTCGTCCGACGATTGTGAACAACGTTGAGACTTATAACAACTTGCCAGCAATCATGCTTCGTGGTCCAGAATGGTATATCGGTTTATCAGCTGGTAAATCAAAAGATCCAGGCACTAAGATTTATGGTGCGTCAGGTAAAGTTAAATTCCCTGGTCTTTGGGAACTTCCATTTGGTACGACTGCTCGTGAAGTAATTGAAGATCATGCTGGTGGTATGCGTGAAGGCTTGAAGCTTAAAGCATGGTTACCAGGCGGTGCTTCAACTGACTTTTTACCGGCAGATACCATTGATTTACCAATGGATGCGGACACTATTATGAAAGCAGGTTCTCGTTTGGGAACATGTTTGTTGATGGTGGTAGACGAAACTCAATGCATGGTATCGCTCACTCGTAACTTAGAAGAGTTCTTTGCGCGTGAATCATGTGGTTTCTGTACACCATGCCGTGATGGTTTGCCATGGGCTGTGAAAGCGCTTAAAGCACTTGAGACAGGTGAAGGTAAGAAAGAAGATATCGATCATTTACAAGAGTTAACTCGTAAATTGTGGATTGGTAAAACTTTCTGTGCCCACGCACCAGGTGCGATGGAGCCGCTTATGGGCGCACTCAAACATTTCCGTGGTGAGTTTGAAGCGAAAGTGACGAATCGTCCTGTCGTGCAAACCAGCCACGTAGAACAAGCTTAAGGAATTCGACTATGGCTACAATTCATGTCGATGGAAAATCGTATGAAGTCAACGGCTCGGAAAACTTGCTACAAGCATGTTTGAGTCTGGGCATCGACATCCCATATTTTTGTTGGCATCCATCCTTAGGTTCGGTTGGTTCTTGCCGTCAATGTGCCGTAACTCAGTATGCAAATCCTGAAGATACGCGCGGACGTCTTGTAATGTCATGCATGACGCCAGCATCTGACAATACCTATATCTCGATTGAAGACAAAGAAGCAACGGATTTCCGTGCGTCTATTGTTGAATTCTTAATGACGAATCACCCACACGACTGTCCAGTATGTGAAGAGGGTGGTCACTGTCATTTACAAGATATGACTGTAATGACAGGTCATGACCGTCGTCGTTATCGTTTTACAAAACGTACGCACTATAACCAAGAGCTCGGCTCATTCATCGCGCATGAAATGAACCGTTGTATTGCTTGTTATCGTTGTGTTCGTTACTACAAAGACTATGCTGGTGGTACGGACTTTGGTGTATATGCCAATGCATCACGTGTTTACTTTGGTCGTCCAGAATCAGGTACTTTAGAGTCTGAATTCTCTGGTAACTTGACTGAAGTATGTCCAACAGGTGTATTTACCGACAAGACTCATTCAGAGCGCTATAACCGTAAATGGGATATGCAATATGCACCAAGCGTGTGTCATGGCTGTTCTTCAGGTTGTAACATCTCTCCGGGTGAGCGTTATGGCGAAATCCGTCGTGTAGAAAACCGTTTCAATGGTTCGGTTAACCAATACTTCCTTTGTGACAAAGGCCGTTTTGGCACAGGTTATGTAAACCGTGCAGACCGTCCACGTCAGCCACAATTCCGCAATGGTGAAACAGTAGCAACTGTTTCTGTTGATCAAGCATTAGATCAAGCAATTGCGAAACTTGAAGGCAAAAAGGTTTTAGGTATCGGTTCACCACGTGCAAGTTTAGAATCAAACTATGCATTGCGTGAGCTTGTAGGCCAAGCAAACTACTCAACAGGTATTGCACAAAAAGAGCAAAATCTTGTTGAGCTTGCAGCTTCAATTATGCAAACAGAGGGTATTTACAACCCGAACATGCGTGAAATTGAAAGCTACGATGCAGTATTAATTTTGGGTGAAGATTTAACTCAAACTGCACCTCGTATGGCATTGTCAGTTCGTCAAGCTGCGAAAAACAAAGCTCGCGAAATGGCTGCAAAAACACGTACACCAGATTGGTTAGCTGAGCCTGTACAACGTATTGGTCAGGAAGCAAAATCTCCGATCTATATTTTGGCTGCAACTCAAACTCGTCTTGCTGATGTTGCAACTGGTGAAGTTGTTGCATCTCCAAACGACATCGCGCGTTTAGGTTTTGCGGTGGCTGCGGCAGTTAAAGGTGAAGTTGTAAGTGGTTTAGATGACGATGCAAAAGCATTTGCTCAAACTATTGCAGACACTTTAAAAGCAGCAAACAAACCGTTAATTATTGCGGGTACAAGCTTGCAAGATGCTTCAATTATGGAAGCAGCAGCAGAGTTAACGCAAAACCTTGGTTCAAAAGCTGGTTTAAGCCTTGTTGTTCCTGAAGTGAACTCTATGGGCTTGGCATTGTTTGGCGGTTTAAGCCTTGAACAAGCATTTGCTCAAGACTACGACACACTTGTTATTGTTGAAAATGACTTGTTCCGTCGCTTACCAGCTGCTCAAGTTAAAGCAGCACTTGATAAAGCTGAAACAGTTATCGTACTTGATCACAGCGAAACAGAAACTGTGAAACAGGCTGATATCGTTCTTTCAGCAGCAAGCTTTGCTGAAGGTGATGGTACTGTTGTAAGCCAAGAAGGTCGTGCGCAGCGTTTCTACCAAGTTTACGATCCAAGCTATTACAAACCTGAATATGCGATTAAAGAATCTTGGCGTTGGTTGCATGCCATTGAAACTGGTCTTAAAGGTAAGCCAGTTGATTGGACATTGCTTGATGACGTTATCGAAACTATCGTTAAAAAT
This window of the Acinetobacter sp. XH1741 genome carries:
- the nuoF gene encoding NADH-quinone oxidoreductase subunit NuoF; this translates as MNTEPKPIYGDGNPETHPLTWRLSKQEAVRSADDYEALEGYAGFKKALGMKPAEVLDVIKAATVKGRGGAGFPAGIKWSLMAPNDGGPRYLICNADEMEPGTFKDRLLMEKLPHQLIEGMLIAGYTLEATQGYIFIRGEYIEAAQYLNEALEQIRAKGYLGDNILGSGWNFDLHVHTGAGRYICGEETALINSLEGRRANPRTKPPFPQVAGAWGRPTIVNNVETYNNLPAIMLRGPEWYIGLSAGKSKDPGTKIYGASGKVKFPGLWELPFGTTAREVIEDHAGGMREGLKLKAWLPGGASTDFLPADTIDLPMDADTIMKAGSRLGTCLLMVVDETQCMVSLTRNLEEFFARESCGFCTPCRDGLPWAVKALKALETGEGKKEDIDHLQELTRKLWIGKTFCAHAPGAMEPLMGALKHFRGEFEAKVTNRPVVQTSHVEQA
- the nuoG gene encoding NADH-quinone oxidoreductase subunit NuoG codes for the protein MATIHVDGKSYEVNGSENLLQACLSLGIDIPYFCWHPSLGSVGSCRQCAVTQYANPEDTRGRLVMSCMTPASDNTYISIEDKEATDFRASIVEFLMTNHPHDCPVCEEGGHCHLQDMTVMTGHDRRRYRFTKRTHYNQELGSFIAHEMNRCIACYRCVRYYKDYAGGTDFGVYANASRVYFGRPESGTLESEFSGNLTEVCPTGVFTDKTHSERYNRKWDMQYAPSVCHGCSSGCNISPGERYGEIRRVENRFNGSVNQYFLCDKGRFGTGYVNRADRPRQPQFRNGETVATVSVDQALDQAIAKLEGKKVLGIGSPRASLESNYALRELVGQANYSTGIAQKEQNLVELAASIMQTEGIYNPNMREIESYDAVLILGEDLTQTAPRMALSVRQAAKNKAREMAAKTRTPDWLAEPVQRIGQEAKSPIYILAATQTRLADVATGEVVASPNDIARLGFAVAAAVKGEVVSGLDDDAKAFAQTIADTLKAANKPLIIAGTSLQDASIMEAAAELTQNLGSKAGLSLVVPEVNSMGLALFGGLSLEQAFAQDYDTLVIVENDLFRRLPAAQVKAALDKAETVIVLDHSETETVKQADIVLSAASFAEGDGTVVSQEGRAQRFYQVYDPSYYKPEYAIKESWRWLHAIETGLKGKPVDWTLLDDVIETIVKNVPVLEAIQDVAPDAGYRVHGLKIAREPRRYSGRTAIRAPLSVHEPKQPTDPDSALTFSMEGYVGPQKASSLVPFAWAPGWNSPQSWNKYQDEVGGHLKGGDSGVRLFDRLAKRPARSYVAPTAVVANPESFRLVPMHHIFGSGEFTIKTPAMETRIPEAVFAVGEQDATRLNLQEGQRITVKAGETTVSLPVQVIEYLPTGYIGYPVGLAPTVSLAEPVSVALGV